In Halobaculum sp. XH14, the genomic window GTGAGGACGACCCTACTGACATGGCTTTCTCCCCTCCATCGTCGGAATCGTCGTCGCTTCCGAAGGGAGGGAATTTCTCACCGAAGAGCTGGTACCAGTAATCCCTCGATGTTTCTTTGTCCTCCTCATCCAGTGCTGTCCGCGCGAGCGCTGCGGCATCTTCGGCCTTATCGTAGAACGCCGCGAAATCGTCCCCGTCGATTTGTTTGAGGACGTCATTCTCGGGGGTTTCCGGGAGCCCGTGAGCAGGCAAGACGGGGGTTTCCTCGGCCATTGCTTCGGTCTTGAACTGCCGTGTGAGTTCTTCCAGCGTCCTTGTCACGCCTTCAGCGACGCTGTCGATATCATGAGGACAGCACTGACCAACGATGTGCTCGAGGGGATAGCTTGTCGGTCCTTCGACGTCGGGTGTCTTCGTTCGCCGCCACCATTTGATGGCTTTGACGACGTTCACGTAGTGGCCATCCGTGATATCGTTTTTATTAATGGTGAAGGCGATAGTCGCGAGGGGATGGGTATTCTCCCACTTGTTCTCATCTCGATGTGGGATCTTGAGCGGTTGGTCCTTCCACTCGTCGTCGCCATCTGCCGACATATTGAGGGCCTCCGCCACGGTCGAAAGGTCGTCTGGACTCAGGGCTGTGCCAACGTCTAGTGAACCCAGTGATTTGACGGCTTCACGTGTTGCCTCGCTCGGTGCCGCTGTCAAGACGAGATCGATCTCCACCTTCTCTTCCTCGATCTTGTAGGAGTGCGCGTTCGGTTCCCACTGCCCCACATAGTGTTCATCCAGGAACGGCTCGCATTTTCTTAGCGCAACATCGGTATCGAGATCACTGCTGAGATCAGAGACAAAGACGACGTCAACGTCGGATTTCTCGTCTTCCTGCGGTCTGAGTGCCGTCCACCGACGGTAGCTCCCCTGTAGAAAGTCTGCAACGTAGAACTCGTCGATGTCCTCGTCACTCTGCAAGTGATCGCGGAGGGTTTCGTGGCCCTCCTTGTAGGCATCATTGTGCTCGTCCTGCGGGCGGATGTCTGACAAGAAGGTCTCGAACAGTGTGGGGAGTGTGGTCATAGTGTATCGATGTTCTGGAATGTTTTAAGTGGTTGTTGCAGCAGGTGGTGACTCAATGATCGCGTATTCTCGATCCCGGCTCGTGCCCTCGGCCTCGAGGAGGTTGTACTGAGCCATCTTCGAGAGATAGGACCGGATGGTCCGTTTCGTCCGTGGGTCGTCGACTTCGTCCGTATAGCGCTCGTGAATCTCGCCCGGGCCGAGCGGGCCGTGCTCACGAACGATGTCGTAGACGACGCGCTGGTGCGGCGTGAGTGAGTCGAGGCTCTTCTGCTTGATCTGGGCCCGAGCATCCTCGGCGGCGTCCAGGAGAATATCGTCGGTGATGCGCTCGTGGTTCTCGCGATCAGCCTTGCCGGCGGCCGTTCGGAGGATGCCGATTGCGAGGCGGGCGTCGCCGGTGGCCGCGTCGGCGATTCGATATAGCTGGTCGTCGGTGATGACGTCCTCGTCGAGCCCCCACTTCGCCCGCGCACTCAGGATATCGTACAGCTGCTCGTCGTGGTACTTGTCCATCCGGACGTGTTCGCTGGAGCGCAGGCGGCTCACGAGGCGGCCGTCGACGCGGCTGAACAGCTCCTCTTCCTTGTTCGCGATGCAGATGATCGCAAACTGCGGGAGGCTGTGGAGGTCGTAGATGACGCTGGGATCCTCCAGTTGGTCGACCTCGTCGAGGATGATGACGGTTCGAGAGCCGTCGTGCTGCTGGAGGCGATCGACGAGTTCGTCGTGGGGCGTCGACTGACGGTGGATGTCGATGGTCGCGCCGAGGTCGTCGAGGATCTGATAGAGCGTGCGGAATCGGGTGTAGTTCCGCCAGCAGTTGACGTAGGTCGCCTCGACGTCGAGGACCTCTTCCCGGAGTCGTTCGGTAACGAACTTCGAGATGCAGGTCTTGCCGGCGCCGCTGGGTCCGGTGACGATGGCCGTGTCGGCGGGCTCTCCGTTCGTGATGGGCTCGAGGACGCTGGAGAGATGGTTGACTTCGGCGTCGCGATGCTCAACTTCCCGAGGAACGAACCCGGCCCGGAGGACGCGAGCATCGCGAATCATCTGTCTCTGACAGACTGATTTCGGGTCAGGTTACAAAAGCCTGACCGGGTTGCTTCCGGAAACTCCCATGATAGTACCATCTTGAGCACCCAAAAACCTACGCTGTATCTCGATTTGTGTTCGTGGAAAGTCGAGCCTTCCGGAAACTTCCGGAAACTCAGCTCCCACTACTGATTTGGCACTAAGTGGGTGATTTCTCTTTGGCCCTCCAACGACAGGATGCCGGAGTAATGGTCCTTATGATAGAGTGACAAGCAAATCTAATCCGGCCATCGACTTCAATGCCATATCTTGGAGTTCAAAACGGAACACGGGTAATCCCACCACAAGTAGCCGACGGCACGACTGTTACTTGTCCTGCGTGCGACCAACCGATGGCCGTTGTACGGTCTCACGAACGAGGTTCTGCTTTCATTTCTCGTCATTTTCGGCACCACGAACAGGAGGGTCGTTCTGAGATGGGCCAAACTACAGGTCAGGCAACCTTTGCTGATCTTGTAGATGTCGGCGAGTGCCCTGGTGAATCGGACGAACATATGAAAATGAAGTCGATTGCGTATGCTCGATTGGAACACGATTTCCCTGATGCGACAGTTGAGCTTGAATCCGGTATCGACGGCCGAATTGCGGATGTCCTGCTCACATTCGACACTCCCCGAGAGCCCTATGGAAGGGGTATCGCGATAGAGGCTCAGTATCGGAATCAGGGCAAAGATATCGAGGCAGTTACTGACCATTATCTACAGCGTGACTATAGCGTTGCGTGGCTCGATGAGGGCGATTTCTCAGAGTACGATGTTGATCTCTCCGGAATACTGTCCGTCTGGCCCTATGCGCTTCCGTCGCGGTCTGATATGGAGGGGTACCCGGAAGTCATCAGGTGGCTCTGGCAAGAGAAATCGCCCACTGTTGCGTTGGAAATCCCTATACCAGGAGAGTATTGGGCTTCGTTCGATAAGTCGGATGAATGGGTGACTGTCGCTCAACAAGATCTCCGCCGGAAGGGACGCGCTTGGGCGACTGTTTCTCGCTCACCAACGGGTCAGCTTACTCTTCAGCTCGGAAAGAAGGACTGGGGCTGGGATGGCGATACCCACCGTGTCACCGTTCAACTTGAAGATTCGGATACCCAGGAACTCCGATCATTCACTGATAACTTGGAACGGCTAGCGTTTGGACCAGATCGCCCGAGTGAGGAAGATCGGGAACGCCCTTGGCATGATTTGACGACTGCTTGGTTCGCTGGCTCTCCTCGTGTTACCTCTTGGCTTTCGGCTTCCCTCTCTCCCGATGACGACGTGGTCCTCTCGTTAGGAAAGAAACATCCCAAGGAGACTGACCGAGTTAGTGTTCAGATCGACGATACTGCGACTCAGGCTCTGGACGACCTAACCACACTTCTTGAGAGGTCCTTCGAACTGGAGGCCTGACTTCTACTAGAACGGCTGGTGTTCGAGGATGTGCTCCATAATGAGCCGTTCGCGGGCGTCCACGAACTCTTCGAACGTCATCTCCTTTGCGCCCTCCGGGATATGATGAGTCTGCTTGTAGTCGTCCGTTCTGGAGTTCATCCAGTCCTCGAAGTCATCGTCCGATTTCATCTTGTTCGTCTTGTCAATCAGTAACTGGAGGTTCCCCACCCGGTCAGCATCTGCTTCTTCGGGGAGAACCGATTTTGGGATGATGTGGTCGATATCGTAGTCTTTGCCCCGTGCCGGCTCATCGGGGTAGTGTGATAGCTGCAGAAGGAACTCGATGTCGCGCTTCCCGTACTGGAGCTCCTCGAAAAGCGTGGTCAACTTTTCTTCGGTGAAACGGAGGGAGGTTCCGTAACTGGATGCCACTTCATCACTGATCCGCTCAAGTGGGAACTCCGAGCTCTCTTCCTCTCGGATAACATCCCGGACGAGTTCTGCGATCTGGTTCGATGATTGGCTGGTGAATCCGTTGAGTCGGGCTGCACAGATATAGTAGAGAATGTCACGACGTCGCCCGCGACCTTTGATTGAGGTCGAATCGAGCGAGGGATTCTCGTTCTGGTAGAGGTAGTAGGCGATAGGTGTGTAGAGGGCGGGACTGAGGATGTAGGTCACCGTCGGATAGTAACTATTCAGAAGCTCAGCGAGTTGTTCCATCGTGTTCGAGAACGTATCGGTGAGCCAGATCTCCTTCAGATTCCGCAGCAAGTCGAGTGTGTAGTTGTCGAACCGATACTGGATCTCGTTGCCGTTGATTGCGAGCAGTACCTTCTGGACGTGCTTCGTAGCAAAAGGAGCGTTCCCACCGTCGATGATCCCGTTCAGTTCGTCGACCATCGAGTGCACCTCGTCCCGTGCGTTGATTTCCGGCGGCTCCTGTTGCCAGCTACTAGTCATCAACGACAGGAGGATTTCGGCACGATTCGGTGTCACCCCTCCCTGATTGATCCGTACGAAGACGTCGCGAACACGGGTGATGTCGTTCTCGTCTTCGGTAAAGAAGTGGAGCTTCTCGTCCTTGTGGACCGCTCGATAGAGGTCCTCGAAATTACGCTGAGCGTTGAGAATCAGACTATCTGAATTCTCTATCTCGGGGTGGTTCTCGACCAGCTCCTGGATCTCTCCCTCAATTTCCTGGCGTTCTGCATAGAAATCGTCGTTGTCAGAGATGGACATGATTCGGTTGACTGGATACCAGTATGCATTCGCGGTTGCGGACTGCTCAGAGCGGAAGGAGAAGTCGTATTTATTGCCGAGTTCCGAGTCCGCTGTCTGCGGGTCCGAGAGGAGGTTGAGATAGAGTCGCTTCTGAACCCACGAACTGGCCTTGTTCCGAGGGTGGTTGTGTTTCCGCTCGTAGAATGATCCGGTCAGACCGATATTGAGCGCGGTCAGTCGCTGCTGGCCGTCGAGGACTAGTTTCACCGGTGACGGGAGTGGGTCTTCAGAATTGTGCGGGGGGTTTCGATGGGTCGGTGTTGTGAGTGACTGGGGAAAATTTGGTTCGTCGACGTAGTGGGTGACGAAGCGATATTTGGGCTGAGCCTGTGCTTCCTCAGCCGAGAGGTTCCACTGAAGGAGCGCACCGATCGGATAGTCCCGTAACAGGGAATCAAACAGATCCACGATGTCACTCGTTTCCCAGACGAACTCCCGCTGAATCGCGGGTAAGAGATAAGAATAATTTATGTTTTCCACGACCTCAGCGATCCGCTTGGTTTCCATATTCCGTCTTGTGGTATGCTGGTTTTATATATCTACATAGTGGTGGTCGCCTATCATTTATAACGAAACAGAGCAATTTCTGATACGGAAATGAGCTTGAATATCCCACTTCCTGCGGGTCTCGGGGACTATGCTTGGCTCGAAACTCTTGTTCAACGTGAAGAAATTGGTCAAACGATTCCTCTCTATATCGAAGCTGATGACGGGATTGAGGTCGTCGCTGTTTCCCTTCTCTGTGAAGATGATCTTCGGATGATCTACCGGGCACCTAATGGCTGGCAATTGCTCACAGAATATGAGTTGTCCGAGGACCCGATTATTCACGTAGACGACCTCCTTGATGCTGTCGTTGCATTTGTGGGAACAGACGCGAGAGTTGTTCAAAAACTCGCTCAGGAACTCGGTGAGAAGTTAGAGGAGCATTGGAAGATGGGATTTGTTCCGTATAGTCAATCTGGGAAGGGGGACAAATTTGAGGAACTTAGACAGGACTGCAATTGCTCAGGGATTGACGACCCGTCAATTGAGCGTGTTCCGGGAATGTCCGAAATCGAGGAATCAGCAGAATTTCGCTGCCATAACTGTATGAGCTTATATGGTATCGAGTATCAGGGTCGTAGAATCGATCTTGATGAGGTGTTCAGTGCTGAGTGGCTCTTCACGAATTCGACTCCGGATGACATCGTGGAGATCGGTGCCGAAGATTCATTTCTCGTATATTCTGATGGTCGACCAATAGACAAAACAGAACGAGTCATCGGCGCGATGACTAGCTATGGTGGTGACACGAGTTCTTCTTTTGCCCGATATATCCCTGAGAACCACCAGGGATTGCTCTATATTCGAGATGACGACGCGGCTGGATACGTCACTTGGGAAGAGCTGGATGGAATACAGGTTCTTCGACAGCTGTATGTCCGGGATCATTACCGGCGCCGGGGGATTGCTGAGGAATTGATTCAGACTTGGTGCCAGGAGTACTGCGAGGATGGTGTCTACTACATCGACGAACCGAACGACAAGAGCCGATCTCTGTTTTCAAAACTGGGTCATATTGACGGTGACGGTGAGTACGAAGCGATCGAACTATACCCGATTCGCGGAGTCGGAAATAGTCTCGACGGTAGCCAGACTCTCCCTCAATAGTTCATCCACGCTCTCATCAACTCAATCAGCCAGGTCTCGAATTCCCTCTACCACACTCTTTCCTTGCCAACCCACGATCTGATCTGCGTGGTCTTCAACGAAATTGGGCATCTGCTCGTTTCCGCGCGGTGTAACACCCAGAATAGGCTTGCTCTCGATTTCAGCTAAAATAGTTTCTTTCTTGATCCATTTGCTGTGTGCTACGTACATTCCCCCGAGTATTATTACGACCGTAGCTGGCTTGATCTGGTCTTCCCGGAGCGCCTGTTCCAGCTCCTCTTCGGTGTCAGCATCGATCTCATCCACCTTCGGTACTGAGTAGTTCCGGAAACTGAAATTCGGGTAGTCGCGAAGTAGTTCTACCATCCGATTGTACTCGTCGCTGTACTCCCAAGAGTGCGAGATGAACAGTCGGTATTCGCTCCGACGGTTGCTTGAAGATCTGCTGTTGAAGCTCATAACTATATGCGAATTGTTGACGGCTTACCCGTTTAGTACTATGGTCCTCTCTGATGCGGAATCCAAATCTGCCGATATTCCAGGGGGAAGAACTTATACTATTTAAAAACGGATTGTTCATACGGTTATGAGCCAAGACACCTCCTCCCCATTGAAAACCACCTGGGAGGCTGCGTTTGATGATATTCGTGGCAGTCCAAACCCCGAATCAGCTGTTCGATTCGTTCTGAAGTCAGCTGTTAACGATCTACCTACCGGATTCTATCGCGATGATGGAGACCGCCTACTGCCGACCTACAAAGGGAACGATCTCGGAAAGGAGTTCACCGTTCGAGAACTCGGCCCCGTTTATACAGTAACGCAATCTGGGGATAACAGTCTCCCTGAGCTCAGTTCCTCTCAACCATCGCTCTTCGAGCCGAATGACCAACAGTCGGGCCTTGTCCCGACCGACAATTCCCTGAGCCGCAGTTCTACCGACACTCAGAACCAGCAGGGTCTCTCGTCTGGACAAAAAATCGCTGGCGGTGCTTTGCTCCTATATGCTGCCTACAAAGGGCTGGAAGCCTTTGCCTCTGCAGGCTCGTCGACTCAAGAGTCCTCTTCCTCCTCAGGCGGAAATACTGGGCAATCACTCCCTCGCTTAGCACGCGCTGCAACTCGACTTGAGGACAAGCAGTACAACGTTTTTGTCTCCCACTCGTGGGAGTACGACGAACACTACGAGCGTATCGTTGATTTCCTTGATGAGGTTCCGTCGCTCAAGTGGCAGAATCATAGTGTCCCTTCAACTGACCCCCTGCCCGTGGATACCGAGTCTGCCCTTCGTTCTGAACTCCGGAACCAGATGAAAACGGCGTCGGTTGTCGTCGTAAGTAGTGGAATGTACGGTGCTCACAGCACTTGGATCCCGGAGGAGCTGGAACTCGCCGATGAACTGGACAAGCCGGTGATCGCAATCATTCCAGAGGGACAATCGAAGGTCCCCGAGAAAATCCAAGAAGTCGCAGATACTCAGGTAGGATGGCGAAAGGCCTCGCTTGTCGACGCACTCGCTGAATATGCCTGATTCAACCGACGAAGCGGCGGTTGATCTCTCAGAGGATGGCGCCGATACTGACGATGGAGACACGCCCGAAACAGAACCTGAACACTCTGAAGAGGTCACTGGAGGGGACCCTGCTGAGCCATCTGAGGAGGAAGATGTTACAACTGGACCGCTGGCTAATCTAAGTGAGGACGAGAAGAATCGACTGATGGAGCAGTACATACATTACGGGGAGGTTGCGATCGAGACAGCCAATCAGCGAGTCCAGATGAACCGCTTTTTCGGTCTGATTTTAACCTCGATACTGGCCGGTCTCTTTGCTCTCGCCCGCGGCAATCTCACAACCACTAACGCTGCGATCGTTCTCTTCGCATCAGGATTCGGCAGTCTGATTTGCTACTTCTGGTATCAGAGTCTTCAATCATACCGCCGGCTGAACAAAGCTCGATACGCCATCCTGAATGAGATCGAGTCGGTCCTGCCTGTTCGTATGTATCTCGATGAATGGCGATATTTGAAGCGAGAGAAGCCTGACCCGGAAATCGTTGATCCCCGTCCAGCTGAAGATGCTGACCACCGCTCACATACGATTGTGGAACAGTGGTTCGTCCGCCTATTGGCTGCTGGATACATATCTGTCGGAGGGTATGCCGGAGGATTCATTTTTACTCCCCAAGTGAAGAGGTTCATCCCATCACTGCCGGACCCATCGGTGGTTGGTTTTGGTGTTGGTGGCGTCCTCTTGCTCGGCTTAGCTATCCTCTTTAGGATTCAAACCCGCTGAGAATACTATGAGACGCTTCGAAACCGGTGATTCGGTCCGAATCGATATCCCGGACGAGACAGATCCAGATCACGAGCGCCTCCATGGACGTCGAGGAACAGTCGTTGAGATCATCTCAGACGATGCGGGGGCTGTGACTGATGATCAACGAGAGGGCTATCTTTTTCGGGTTAAAATCGCTAATGGTGACACCGTTGACGTCCGCTGGCGGGATCTTCGGCCAGTTTGATTGGCTATTGTCTGGTGCTATTTCTGTAGGGAGGTCACTAAACACTAAGTTCGCGTACTGAATACATCTCTGCATTACGATGCTCTCACTTCCTCCGCTTGTCGATAACGCTAACAGAACACTAGAAGACGCTTACAAGCGGATTATTCCTCAGATCGAGGAAGGCCGTATCGCAACTGGCTACTTTTATCTCTCAGGATTTGACCTCTACCGGGAAGACCTTGAAAACCTGGCTGACCCCGATGAGCTCGGCCACGCTCCGCTTCGGATTTTGATGGGCCGTCAGACGAATAGGGGAACTGCTGACGAAATCGGTGAGGGACAGAATCTCAAAGAGGAGCTCAAAAGAGAGGTGAGAGAAAGCATCTCGGAGCTGAATAACGCTCAAATTGGCCGACTAGACCGGCTACGAGACTTTATCGCCGAAGGCGAGGTGAGCGTCCGTGTGCGAAATCCTGAAAACGGTTACTTCCACGCAAAGGGTGCCTCATTTCGAGCGCCACTCGAAGATGACGAAGATTGGGGACAAGACGAGGATGAAGACACCCGCCCATGCGCTACAGTTGTCGGCTCCTCGAACTTCACCAAGAGCGGCCACCAGAACAACATCGAGCTGAACCTCACGAGTCAGGATCGACACAAGGCCGAAGCGTTCGAGGAGTGGTACGACAACCAGTGGGCCAACGCCGAGGAGTTCAGTGAAGAGATCATCCGAATCATCGAGAACAGCGAGGAGTACCAGGACTGGAAGGAACAGCAGGAGGACGAGTCCGACCAGGAGACGTCATCTGAGGAGCTGGGCACGTATCTCGAACCGTTCGAGCTCTACAAGCTGCTCGCCTACGACGAACTGAGTGGGAACGTCAACATCCGTGACAGC contains:
- a CDS encoding TIR domain-containing protein yields the protein MSFNSRSSSNRRSEYRLFISHSWEYSDEYNRMVELLRDYPNFSFRNYSVPKVDEIDADTEEELEQALREDQIKPATVVIILGGMYVAHSKWIKKETILAEIESKPILGVTPRGNEQMPNFVEDHADQIVGWQGKSVVEGIRDLAD
- a CDS encoding TIR domain-containing protein, which encodes MSQDTSSPLKTTWEAAFDDIRGSPNPESAVRFVLKSAVNDLPTGFYRDDGDRLLPTYKGNDLGKEFTVRELGPVYTVTQSGDNSLPELSSSQPSLFEPNDQQSGLVPTDNSLSRSSTDTQNQQGLSSGQKIAGGALLLYAAYKGLEAFASAGSSTQESSSSSGGNTGQSLPRLARAATRLEDKQYNVFVSHSWEYDEHYERIVDFLDEVPSLKWQNHSVPSTDPLPVDTESALRSELRNQMKTASVVVVSSGMYGAHSTWIPEELELADELDKPVIAIIPEGQSKVPEKIQEVADTQVGWRKASLVDALAEYA
- a CDS encoding DUF262 domain-containing protein, whose protein sequence is METKRIAEVVENINYSYLLPAIQREFVWETSDIVDLFDSLLRDYPIGALLQWNLSAEEAQAQPKYRFVTHYVDEPNFPQSLTTPTHRNPPHNSEDPLPSPVKLVLDGQQRLTALNIGLTGSFYERKHNHPRNKASSWVQKRLYLNLLSDPQTADSELGNKYDFSFRSEQSATANAYWYPVNRIMSISDNDDFYAERQEIEGEIQELVENHPEIENSDSLILNAQRNFEDLYRAVHKDEKLHFFTEDENDITRVRDVFVRINQGGVTPNRAEILLSLMTSSWQQEPPEINARDEVHSMVDELNGIIDGGNAPFATKHVQKVLLAINGNEIQYRFDNYTLDLLRNLKEIWLTDTFSNTMEQLAELLNSYYPTVTYILSPALYTPIAYYLYQNENPSLDSTSIKGRGRRRDILYYICAARLNGFTSQSSNQIAELVRDVIREEESSEFPLERISDEVASSYGTSLRFTEEKLTTLFEELQYGKRDIEFLLQLSHYPDEPARGKDYDIDHIIPKSVLPEEADADRVGNLQLLIDKTNKMKSDDDFEDWMNSRTDDYKQTHHIPEGAKEMTFEEFVDARERLIMEHILEHQPF
- a CDS encoding RipA family octameric membrane protein, with protein sequence MPDSTDEAAVDLSEDGADTDDGDTPETEPEHSEEVTGGDPAEPSEEEDVTTGPLANLSEDEKNRLMEQYIHYGEVAIETANQRVQMNRFFGLILTSILAGLFALARGNLTTTNAAIVLFASGFGSLICYFWYQSLQSYRRLNKARYAILNEIESVLPVRMYLDEWRYLKREKPDPEIVDPRPAEDADHRSHTIVEQWFVRLLAAGYISVGGYAGGFIFTPQVKRFIPSLPDPSVVGFGVGGVLLLGLAILFRIQTR
- a CDS encoding Cdc6/Cdc18 family protein, with translation MIRDARVLRAGFVPREVEHRDAEVNHLSSVLEPITNGEPADTAIVTGPSGAGKTCISKFVTERLREEVLDVEATYVNCWRNYTRFRTLYQILDDLGATIDIHRQSTPHDELVDRLQQHDGSRTVIILDEVDQLEDPSVIYDLHSLPQFAIICIANKEEELFSRVDGRLVSRLRSSEHVRMDKYHDEQLYDILSARAKWGLDEDVITDDQLYRIADAATGDARLAIGILRTAAGKADRENHERITDDILLDAAEDARAQIKQKSLDSLTPHQRVVYDIVREHGPLGPGEIHERYTDEVDDPRTKRTIRSYLSKMAQYNLLEAEGTSRDREYAIIESPPAATTT
- a CDS encoding GNAT family N-acetyltransferase, with product MSLNIPLPAGLGDYAWLETLVQREEIGQTIPLYIEADDGIEVVAVSLLCEDDLRMIYRAPNGWQLLTEYELSEDPIIHVDDLLDAVVAFVGTDARVVQKLAQELGEKLEEHWKMGFVPYSQSGKGDKFEELRQDCNCSGIDDPSIERVPGMSEIEESAEFRCHNCMSLYGIEYQGRRIDLDEVFSAEWLFTNSTPDDIVEIGAEDSFLVYSDGRPIDKTERVIGAMTSYGGDTSSSFARYIPENHQGLLYIRDDDAAGYVTWEELDGIQVLRQLYVRDHYRRRGIAEELIQTWCQEYCEDGVYYIDEPNDKSRSLFSKLGHIDGDGEYEAIELYPIRGVGNSLDGSQTLPQ
- a CDS encoding SMODS domain-containing nucleotidyltransferase; protein product: MTTLPTLFETFLSDIRPQDEHNDAYKEGHETLRDHLQSDEDIDEFYVADFLQGSYRRWTALRPQEDEKSDVDVVFVSDLSSDLDTDVALRKCEPFLDEHYVGQWEPNAHSYKIEEEKVEIDLVLTAAPSEATREAVKSLGSLDVGTALSPDDLSTVAEALNMSADGDDEWKDQPLKIPHRDENKWENTHPLATIAFTINKNDITDGHYVNVVKAIKWWRRTKTPDVEGPTSYPLEHIVGQCCPHDIDSVAEGVTRTLEELTRQFKTEAMAEETPVLPAHGLPETPENDVLKQIDGDDFAAFYDKAEDAAALARTALDEEDKETSRDYWYQLFGEKFPPFGSDDDSDDGGEKAMSVGSSSQVEDPSDHQFAESDS